A stretch of DNA from Orcinus orca chromosome 3, mOrcOrc1.1, whole genome shotgun sequence:
AGCACCGACTACCCGCTGGCCGAGACCATCATGCTGCTGGGCTTCTTCATGACCGTCTTCCTGGAGCAGCTTGTCCTGACCTTCCGCAAGGAGAGGCCGGCCTTTATCGACCTGGAGACGTTCAACGCCAGCTCGGACGTGGGCAGCGACTCAGAGTACGAGAGCCCCTTCATGGGTGGCTCGCGGGGCCACGCGCTCTACGGGGAGCCCCACATGCACAGCCACGGGCTGAGTGTCCAGGAGCTGTCGCGCTCCAGCCCGTTGCGGCTCCTCAGCCTGGTGTTCGCCCTGTCGGCCCACTCGGTCTTCGAGGGCCTGGCCCTGGgcctgcaggaggagggggagaaggtggTGAGCCTGTTCTTGGGGGTGGCCATCCACGAGACGCTGGTGGCCGTGGCCCTGGGCATCAGCATGGCCAGGAGCGCCATGACCCTGAGGGACGCTGCCAAGCTGGCCGTCACCGTGAGCGCCATGATCCCCCTGGGCATCAGCCTCGGCCTGGGCATCGAGAGTGCCCAGGGCGTGCCCAGCAGCGTGGCCTCCGTGGTGCTGCAGGGCCTGGCAGGCGGTACGTTCCTCTTCGTCACTTTCTTTGAGATCCTGGCCAAGGAGCTGGAGGAGAAGAGCGACCGACTGCTCAAGGTCCTCTTCCTGGTGCTGGGCTACGCCGTCCTGGCGGGCATGGTCTTCCTCAAGTGGTGACCATCCCGCGCTGGGTgcccgccctgcccccacccagctgGAGCCTCGCCTCCCCCGAGGATCCGAGCTCAGCCCCTGGGCTGCGCCTGCGCACAGAGGGGCCGCCCGGGACTGCACTGAGCCCCAGATCCTACACCCCGAGCCTGGGGCACCGCTACTACTTTTACAAATTCTTCTCTTAAAAGTATTCACCAAAGCTGTGTGGCCATGTCATCCATGGGCGTGGGGGTCTGGTGACTCGCAGGGGAGGTGGCCCCGGGCGTCCAGGTGGGGTCAGACGCAGACCCTCCCCACCCCTAAACACCGCTGGCTGTAGACGAGTGCGGGAGAGGCCAGCCTCTGTCCTCTGCAGCCATGGCTACAGTGCCATCGCCGTAGCCACCCCCCACGCCTTCCCTGGAGCCCTGCAGCACGTGGTGGgcctgtccccagggtgagcagAGGGTCCAGTCGCTGTCACGTGATGCCCTGAGGGGTTTCTGAAAGGAGTCCGCCAGCCAGGAGCCTCCGGCCAGGAGCCTCCGGTTCGTTCGTGGTTAGTGGGGGTGATGGGGCTGTGATTCCTGCCACCTGAGGCTGTGCTTCTGGGGAGACGGAGGTTCCAGGGATCTCGGAGCCGCCCTCTTCTTCCCTGCTTTCTGGTGCGGCCGCCCTGCCTGGAGAGGTTGctttccaggggctggggttcCAGACCGGGCTGAGCTGCTCGGCTCCCCGAGGCCACAGAGCCCCAGGGCTGCAGAGAGTGCGGGCAGGCCTGGGGCAGCTTGGCCACAGGGTCTCCAGAGCAAGATGACTCCCGCAGGCCAGGGTCAAGGGCCATGTGACTCAGCTCCCCCAGGCCAGACACGAAGCTAGGACCCCCCTCGGGGAGCGCAGGAGCCTAACAGCCCCATGGGGCTGGCCCGAACCCTCCCCTCCGTGGCAACAAGCTCTGTTAGTGTAGTCATGGCAACCGTCTCCTGCTCGGGGCTGAGCCAGGGCTGAGGGCCCTTCCGGGGGGACTTGACTGTGTCTGCCCCCAAGCCTGGAGGCGCGGCCTCGGCTTCCGCAGCCCATCCCATTACTTATACCCTTCCTGTCTTCTCACTTGTCCACTCGGCCATGGGGCCCAGGCTCCTTCCTAGCACCTCTGATTGCCTTCCTCTCACTTGCGGTTGCTGCCCAGACCCACACTGGGGAGACTGGCCGTGGCAGTGGGGCTGTCAAAGCTTCCCGGCGAGGACGGGCCCCTCTGCCCTGTGGCCCTGGGCGCGGCGGGGCCTCCAGCCCGTCACTCCAGCCCGGTGGGGTTCCAGGAGCCACTACTTGCTTGTCCCAAGGGGCGTCCCAGGCGCTGGCCTGCTGCCACCTGCCCGGCTCCGCGGGCAGGAGAGCACACAACCTCCGCCACGGCCCCAGCCTCATTCGGTGTCGATATGGGTCTCAGGGGGCAGGGCCGTGTGTCCAAGGCCCCCCACCTCCACTCTGTTGGAAGTATTGGGCCCGTCTCCAGGCACTTCTGTCTGGCTTTTGCCTGGACCCACATCTGAACCCCGCATGGCCTGACCCTGTCCCCATGCTGGGAAAGTGACCCCTGTGGGCATGGGACCATCACCTCCACCTTGTCCTAAACCCACCCTTGCTGGCGACCCCTGCCCCTACTTCACTCCACCTTTGCCCCGGGTGGGCGGGATGTCATGGAGTGGCCAGATTCCAGAGCCTGCCTTTAGAAGGGTGTGGCCCGTGGGACGGGGCTGGGCAGGGTCCCCCAGGGGCCCCGTCCCCCTGAATCCAGTAGGAAGCCCCCCCGTGGGTGCAGAGCAGCCTGCTCCAGGCTTCCCCCACTCCATACTCCTTCCCCTCCGTTAGCTAAAGCACACGCACAGCAGGGGCCCCGCCCTCCCGCCAGCCATCAGCTTCCTGGGATGCCTGGGGACACCACAAGCCTCTCCACCCATCAGTTGcatttccccttcccttccctgcactGGAGGCTTCAGGGTCCTATCATCCCCCCTCACTCTAAGCCAGCTTCCAGACCACGAAGGGCGCTGCCACACCAGTGAGGGGGGAAACCCCGGGGCGCCCCACCCGTCCCTCAGACACCGCCACCCCGGTCCCTGGCATCCTCGGATCCCCAGCCTGCCCAGCCTCTGTCTGCCAGGCTCTGGCCTCTCTCTATGGTCCTGCCAGACCCAGCAAAACTGCTTCCAGGTCCCCCAGGGATGGTGGGACCCCAAGAAGTTTGGGGGGAGCTGTGTGTCGTAGGAGAGGACACAGGCTGCCCCGCCAGCACCCCCAACGCCACCCCTCCCGTCTGCTGTGGTTGGAGGGGCCAGGGTCAGCCCTGGGGTCTGCCTCCTGGGGCCACAGGGATGATGGTGTCACTTGGTCATTTCTGGTCAGCTTTCCCTGCTTTGGCCAAGGATCAAAGTTGAAAGCTGAGGTAAGAAGAAAAATGGTCGTCCCATCTGATGGGGGCCCCGGAGAGGCCGACCTCACTGCTGAGGTCCCCCGGCTCATGGTGGCCGTGTCCAGCCTAGACCAGGGTCTTCTCGTCTAGGCCAGCTCAGTGGCTCCATCTCCCCCACACCCGCTCTGATACGACGGGTGCCGTGTGGTGACAGCTCTGGCTGAAGAAGCCTGTGGGTTGGTCACCCACCACCTGGGGCCCTGGACCAGCCCTGACATGGAACTGGACGTTGGCCACGAAAGCCTTCGTCTCTGTGCAACTTTGCGCCATCTAGGACGTGTCGCTTTGAGATCTGTGTGCGTGTCTCACGGAGGAGAGGGGGCACACGCCTGCTAATGACCTGTGTATTGCTTGGTGTCAACCAGGCACAGCCACCTTCACTTGGACACGAGCGTTCCCAAGTAGCACAAACACCTTtctgtttaaagaaacaaaactccCAGCACAAAGCACCACCTTTATCTGGATGTGCCTGGCTGGGTCAAGGCCACCCCTAGCCGCTTGGCTGCGACCGGGCAGGCTCCTGGCAGCACGATTATGGGCGCCCAACGCGGGGGCTCAGCAAGCAGGAGGGTTGAGCCAGGACTCAGCTCTGGTCCTCGGTACAGCGTCACCCTCACCGGCCCTGCGGCCCCGGAGCCGAGTGGAGTCGGGGCTCCCAGTGCCAGCCACAGCTGGATGCAGTCAGCCGGGTCCCCCTCCTTGATCTGGAGACAAAAGAGTAGAAAGTTAGGAGGCGGCACCCAGGACTCGCAGATTGAATCAAGCGTAATAACAGTGTCGCGGCTTCTGTTGTCTGCTGTTTGCGTTTCTGGTGGAGAAGTTATTAGTGTGGAGCCGGGGAGGGGGTCGCCGGTTCCCAGCCAGTCTACATCTTCTGGGCCCTGAAAGACAGGCATCGGACAGGATGCTGTGTCCCTGCACGCGGCGCCTCCAGGCCTGCCCTGACCACCAGCTCTGGACCCTCAGCCTTGCCAGGAAGAGAGGGTCATGCAGCCCACATGTCCCAGCCCGTGTCCACCCTGAGCTGTCTGTCAGCTTTGGTACAGAGCCAGTGACCGACCCACCTGACCTTTTGAGAGCCTCCTAGAGGCTGGGACTGGGCTGGGACTCCTGAGGGCAGAAGGGGGCTGCTGCAGGGCTTGGGGTGGTTCTGGGAAGACCCTAGAATTCTTCTCCTGGCTGTCAGTTGGCTGAGGCCAGATTGGGCTGAAGAAGGGAGACCCCGTCCCTCCCCGACCCTGACACCCTCCAGGCCTCTGCAGCTCCTGGGGCAAGAAAAGCTGACCTGGCAGACCGCAGTGTTCTCGCCGAGGGCCCAAGTGATTGCTGTGTGCCCAGCCTGGCAGGAGAGAGCCGGGATGGGCAGGTGGGCCGTTTAGAGCCCCCCGTCTCAGTGCCTGGGAGGCACAGCTGAGGTGCTGcgtttaaagcaaaggaaaaggccGCCACGGTTCACATGCCCTCTCCTTTGAGGGACCGGCTGGGCCTCCTGCTGAGCTAGTCTTGGCTGGCGCAGGGCCagagatttttcatttctcttttgtttttcttttggctgcgccgcacggcttgtgggatcttagttcctccaccagggatcgaacctgggtccatagcagtgaaagccggcgtcctaaccactggaccgccagggaattcccagattttgcatttctaccaagcTCCCAGGGGATGCTGGTCTGGGGACACGTTTGAGGTCCATTGCCCTACCCCAGGGTCCCCCCAGCACTGCTGACGTGGGGCTGGGTCATCCTCTGGGGGGCCGTCCTGGATGCCCTGGGGTGTGGAGCAGCCTCCCTGGCCCCACCCACTCAATGCCAAGAGCCCACCCTGGTCATGGCAACCACAAATGTCCCCAGACATCGCCCAGGGTCCCCTGGGGGCAGAATCACCCCCAGGGGAGACCCACTGTCCTAGAACCTAAGGCAGCTCACATTCTAGCAAGGGAGACAGATGATAGATGGACACAAAATGTGATAAGTGCCCTGAAGATAAGCAAGGTGGAGGGAGAGCCACGAAGGGAGACAAAGACTAATTTAGCAGTGTGGTCAGCGGGGAGTCTCTGAGGGCCTCACTGGAGTCAGGAGTTGGGTGAAGAGCTTTTCTGGCAGAGGAAGtggcctgtgcaaaggccctgaggtctcCCTGCATGTCATGGTCCTTTTCTCTGACTGATCAAAGCTGTCCGGCTCTCTGTTAAAGGATGCAAGTGTGGCAGGGGTTCATCCTGCTGATGGCTTAGGCCCCAGTGACCCCGCTCCTTGGAGGTGTTGATGACAACACAGCCCCGTATGTGCAAGAGCCCCTCAGGCCACTCCCAGGGGCTAGGCAGGTGGCTTCAGTGAAGGACCAGCATCTTCCACCAGGGGCTGGGGTCCAGCTCCCCCAGGAGCTGGTGGGCAGAATTTGGGCTCGAGACACCAGCCCATTCATTTTTTAAGGCAAACTGTGTTTTGACAAATgaccttcttatttttaaatgttgacaccaaagttaaaaacaaataaaaacctctGTGGGCCAAACAGCATCGGTGAGAGGCCGTGGCGCCCAGCCTCAGCTTCGCCCACATAATTGCATTAATCCCGGGAGCACAGAAAGAACAGAGCATGAGACCCAGCCACCTTCCTCCCTGAACGGTGGGTCTGGAGAGCGGCCCCCACCCGGAGCAGCTGGCAGGAGGCCCATAGGCTGCAAGGCCAGGCGAGGAGCAGGGACCTCTCAGGTGAGTTGCTGTCCCTTTACATTTGAGAGGACTTCTGCAGATCAAGGACAGCCAAAGTCCAGGTGTGCGTCCCTGGGCCAGGCCCCCAGACAGCCTGGGACAGCAGAAAGGCTGGCTGTGGCTTCAGAACCTGATGGACCCGAGCTCCAGCCCCAGCCCGGTCTCTTCCCAGCTGGGCCACCCCAGGGGAGCCGATCCCGTTCTCTGAGCTGATAAAACCCAACCCTCTCTTGCACTGGTGCATGAAGGGCAGGGCTCTCCCGGCCGGCCACGGGAAAGGGGGCACTGCCGTCCTAGTTTGGGGTGCTCGGGTGGGCGTTGAGCCCCGTGCCTGGGAGAGCGAGGGGGAGACTCTGGGGCCTGTCCTCTCCTGGCTCATCTGGCCCGGAGCCTGGCCTGGGAGCTATAAGTAGCAGCTGCAGAGTGCAGCGTGCCCACACTCCTAGGCATGAGTCAGCCTGCCCCCGCCTGGGCTGGTGCCCGGAGGAGCAGAGGGCTGGCCCAAGGCTGGAGGCCCGGCCCAGTGCCCCTGGTCACTCAGAGACGGAAGCAGGCAGGCAGTCGGAGCGGGAGGGAGCAGGGCTGTCATCTCTGAGCTCCTGTgtgcccagcagccccaggagggtGGACGTCATGCCCGATAGATCGCTCCCAGCAACGCTGGGAGGCAAGACAATGGTGATCCTCAttcacagatggggagactgaggctcagacgAGCGCTTGGCCGGGATGTGGAGATCCACAGGGCTGTCTCCATCGCTGGCTGAGAGCACTTGGAGATGTGGGGCTGGGGCCGGGCCACCCTCTGTGGTGCCCCACATGGCCTAGGACAGGGCAGGAGTGGGGTGTGTCCGGGGAACAGCTCCAGGCAGCCAGGGTTGGATGGGGAACCGGAGGGGAGCTTGGGTCAGGTCGGGAGCAGCTCGAACGCCAGGCTGAGAAGCTGGACCTTGACCCggaagtgaaggaagccaggggTGGCATGAGAGCAGGGGAGTCTGTGCGGTGAAGGCCAGGGTAGAAGGAGGGCTGGAGGGGGCTGTCCTGGGAGGCCAGGAAGGAGGCAGGTGGGATGGTCCAGGTGCTAGAGGCCGGGAGGTGCAGTGGAGGGGCTGAATCAGGGAGAAATGGGGCCCTTCAAGCCCCCAAAGCAGGACGAACCTCAGAGGCCCGGCCTCTGGGGGAGCCAGATGGTCTTGGGGGCAGTGCCCACCTCTCCAAGGGAGCAGGAAGGGTCTGGCTCAGCCAGAGCCACAGACATGTTGGGTCAGCAAAAATCAAGGAGCCAAGAGCCAGAGGAGCCCTTGGGCTCCAGCCGACCATCTGCTCACACACCTCATGAT
This window harbors:
- the SLC39A3 gene encoding zinc transporter ZIP3 produces the protein MVKLLVAKILCMVGVFFFMLLGSLLPVKIIETDFEKAHRSKKILSLCNTFGGGVFLATCFNALLPAVREKLQKVLSLGHISTDYPLAETIMLLGFFMTVFLEQLVLTFRKERPAFIDLETFNASSDVGSDSEYESPFMGGSRGHALYGEPHMHSHGLSVQELSRSSPLRLLSLVFALSAHSVFEGLALGLQEEGEKVVSLFLGVAIHETLVAVALGISMARSAMTLRDAAKLAVTVSAMIPLGISLGLGIESAQGVPSSVASVVLQGLAGGTFLFVTFFEILAKELEEKSDRLLKVLFLVLGYAVLAGMVFLKW